The Nocardioides salarius genome includes a region encoding these proteins:
- a CDS encoding acyltransferase family protein — MPGATRSRPHRRDIQGLRAVAVGLVVLDHAGWLPGGFLGVDVFFVLSGFLITGLLLAELERSGTISLRDFYARRARRILPAATLVALATLLGSVLVLGDVRTAEVTRDVVLVALFAINWDLAAQGADYFAQGADQSPFQHYWSLAVEEQFYLGWPLLVLGAALLATRLRGRGVRRSPALGLLVTAVVAISLAWSVSLTASTPEAAYFTTTTRVWELGAGAGLALLVPRLAALPAGLRTAAGWVGLAGLGLSLWVIDDTSAFPGAVALLPVAATCLLVAAGTPGPEAGPGRIAAGRLLGVAPLQWLGDRSYSLYLWHWPVLVLAEARLGREPTLLELVGAIGLAVLATMLTHTLVEVPFHTGRLRPARLVALAWWPASVAVLVTSVVVVGANGPDLDQESEYFARVERAERASGKDFPTATRQPRRDLREALERSDEPVADELEPPLSELRGDTFHRTVDNRCYARSSDQTSHDVCTVGARDGQDLDDVVVIGDSHAGMFLPAFDQIGQARGWRVHHLVKTGCTLADAPSLSREDCTQWREWAFDEVDDLAPDVVVMSTMAQDDFGEQWVAGMRRSAERLQAGGADVVVLGETPWLDREEDLVACLDTEGATPADCEMSLDPEVTRILEAQEELSDELGLGFVDPLPWLCREERCPTVVDDQVVYYFRGHLTVTFVHRLARALNQKLRTELDRIARS, encoded by the coding sequence GTGCCCGGCGCGACGCGGTCGCGACCGCACCGCCGCGACATCCAGGGCCTGCGCGCCGTGGCGGTGGGCCTGGTCGTCCTCGACCACGCCGGCTGGCTGCCCGGCGGCTTCCTGGGCGTCGACGTCTTCTTCGTGCTCTCGGGCTTCCTGATCACCGGGCTGCTGCTGGCCGAGCTGGAGCGCAGCGGCACGATCTCGCTGCGCGACTTCTACGCCCGCCGGGCGCGGCGCATCCTGCCCGCCGCCACCCTGGTGGCGCTGGCCACGCTGCTCGGCTCGGTGCTGGTGCTCGGCGACGTGCGCACCGCCGAGGTCACCCGCGACGTGGTCCTCGTGGCGCTCTTCGCGATCAACTGGGACCTGGCCGCGCAGGGCGCCGACTACTTCGCGCAGGGCGCCGACCAGTCGCCCTTCCAGCACTACTGGTCGCTGGCCGTCGAGGAGCAGTTCTACCTGGGCTGGCCGCTGCTGGTGCTCGGCGCCGCCCTGCTGGCGACCCGGCTGCGCGGTCGCGGCGTACGCCGCTCGCCCGCGCTGGGGCTGCTGGTCACGGCGGTCGTCGCGATCTCGCTCGCGTGGTCGGTGAGCCTGACCGCGAGCACGCCCGAGGCCGCCTACTTCACCACCACCACCCGGGTCTGGGAGCTGGGCGCCGGGGCCGGTCTCGCGCTGCTGGTGCCGCGCCTGGCGGCACTGCCCGCCGGCCTGCGCACCGCAGCCGGCTGGGTCGGCCTCGCCGGGCTGGGCCTGTCGCTGTGGGTGATCGACGACACGAGCGCCTTCCCCGGCGCGGTCGCCCTGCTCCCGGTCGCGGCCACCTGCCTGCTGGTGGCCGCGGGCACGCCGGGTCCTGAAGCGGGTCCCGGCAGGATCGCGGCGGGCCGGCTGCTGGGGGTGGCCCCGCTGCAGTGGCTCGGGGACCGCTCCTACTCGCTCTACCTGTGGCACTGGCCGGTGCTGGTGCTGGCCGAGGCCCGGCTGGGCCGCGAGCCGACCCTCCTCGAGCTCGTCGGCGCGATCGGGCTCGCGGTGCTCGCCACGATGCTGACCCACACCCTGGTCGAGGTGCCCTTCCACACCGGGCGGCTGCGGCCGGCGCGGCTGGTCGCCCTGGCCTGGTGGCCCGCCTCGGTGGCCGTGCTGGTCACCTCGGTGGTGGTCGTCGGCGCCAACGGGCCCGACCTCGACCAGGAGTCGGAGTACTTCGCCCGCGTGGAGCGCGCCGAGCGGGCCTCGGGCAAGGACTTCCCCACCGCGACCCGCCAGCCGCGCCGCGACCTGCGCGAGGCCCTCGAGCGGTCCGACGAGCCGGTCGCCGACGAGCTGGAGCCGCCGCTCTCCGAGCTGCGCGGCGACACCTTCCACCGCACGGTCGACAACCGCTGCTACGCCCGCAGCTCCGACCAGACCTCCCACGACGTGTGCACGGTCGGCGCGCGCGACGGCCAGGACCTCGACGACGTCGTGGTCATCGGCGACTCGCACGCCGGGATGTTCCTGCCGGCCTTCGACCAGATCGGCCAGGCCCGGGGCTGGCGGGTCCACCACCTGGTCAAGACCGGCTGCACGCTGGCCGACGCGCCCTCGCTGTCCCGCGAGGACTGCACCCAGTGGCGCGAGTGGGCCTTCGACGAGGTCGACGACCTCGCGCCCGACGTGGTCGTGATGTCGACGATGGCCCAGGACGACTTCGGCGAGCAGTGGGTGGCCGGGATGCGGCGCAGCGCCGAGCGGCTGCAGGCCGGCGGCGCCGACGTCGTGGTGCTCGGCGAGACGCCGTGGCTGGACCGGGAGGAGGACCTCGTGGCCTGCCTCGACACCGAGGGCGCCACCCCCGCCGACTGCGAGATGAGCCTGGACCCCGAGGTGACGCGGATCCTCGAGGCGCAGGAGGAGCTCAGCGACGAGCTGGGCCTGGGCTTCGTCGACCCGCTGCCCTGGCTGTGCCGCGAGGAGCGCTGCCCGACGGTCGTCGACGACCAGGTCGTCTACTACTTCCGGGGCCACCTCACGGTCACGTTCGTGCACCGCCTGGCCCGGGCGCTGAACCAGAAGCTGCGCACCGAGCTCGACCGGATCGCCCGCTCCTAG